In a genomic window of Curtobacterium sp. MCBD17_035:
- a CDS encoding DUF3040 domain-containing protein encodes MTNEHPDVRRPSAHHLDEAEQAAEAERAIAIREESERAEAGHAGEAALVVPVPEEDDDDLDAELAPSGPSIAGLLASPTPRTAQASAVSVARPGDGGVLHDPDLLAAPNRANARRATRRNVLIASIGFVVLGLVLLVIAAPTHAPISVPIVLIVAGLLGAALSLVLRRDSREDREPSHGSAEGRRRR; translated from the coding sequence CCTCCGCGCACCACCTCGACGAGGCGGAGCAGGCGGCCGAGGCCGAGCGCGCCATCGCCATCCGCGAGGAATCCGAGCGCGCCGAGGCCGGCCACGCCGGCGAGGCCGCGCTCGTCGTCCCCGTGCCCGAGGAAGACGACGACGACCTCGACGCCGAACTCGCCCCGAGCGGTCCGTCGATCGCCGGGCTCCTCGCTTCCCCCACCCCTCGGACCGCGCAGGCATCCGCCGTGTCGGTGGCGCGGCCGGGCGACGGCGGTGTCCTCCACGATCCCGACCTGCTCGCCGCACCGAACCGCGCCAATGCCCGTCGTGCGACGCGCCGGAACGTGCTCATCGCCTCCATCGGGTTCGTCGTGCTCGGGCTGGTGCTGCTCGTCATCGCGGCGCCGACGCACGCACCGATCTCCGTGCCGATCGTGCTCATCGTCGCCGGACTGCTCGGTGCGGCCCTGTCGCTCGTGCTCCGCCGCGACAGCCGGGAGGACCGGGAGCCGTCCCACGGATCAGCCGAGGGCCGACGCCGACGCTGA
- a CDS encoding organic hydroperoxide resistance protein produces MTLDITYTAIAHATGGGRDGHVRSEDDRLDFDTRPPTEMGGNGEGTNPEQLFAAGYSACFLGAYHLVGKRLGVDTTDASVSASVSIGDNGEGGFGLAVELDIYAPNVPADRRQEVAEAAHQVCPYSNATRGNVEVTLSLVD; encoded by the coding sequence ATGACCCTTGACATCACGTACACCGCGATCGCCCACGCCACGGGCGGCGGTCGCGACGGACACGTCCGGAGCGAGGACGACCGCCTCGACTTCGACACCCGCCCGCCCACGGAGATGGGTGGCAACGGCGAGGGCACCAATCCCGAGCAGCTGTTCGCCGCCGGGTACTCGGCCTGCTTCCTCGGCGCCTACCACCTGGTCGGCAAGCGGCTCGGCGTCGACACCACCGACGCCTCCGTTTCCGCCAGCGTGAGCATCGGCGACAACGGCGAGGGCGGGTTCGGCCTGGCCGTCGAGCTCGACATCTACGCCCCGAACGTGCCGGCGGACCGTCGGCAGGAGGTCGCCGAGGCCGCGCACCAGGTGTGCCCGTACTCGAACGCGACGCGCGGCAACGTCGAGGTCACGCTCTCGCTCGTCGACTGA
- a CDS encoding maleylpyruvate isomerase N-terminal domain-containing protein, protein MSSVAQFSSSADAFVAVVAQVPHDAWERPALGEWTVRSLVGHTTRALLTVEQYLHLEPPAEVTIPTAALYYATVYEQFTDSNTVTQRGIAAGIWLGDEQLLRITDALARAKAAIEAAPPDRAVSIGGMGIPLEEYLRTRVFELVVHTIDLARAIEVPCAPPPDAVESCAVLAVSAGNARGDGEAVLLALTGRGSLPDGFSVV, encoded by the coding sequence ATGAGCAGCGTTGCCCAGTTCAGTTCGTCCGCCGATGCCTTCGTGGCCGTCGTCGCGCAGGTCCCCCACGACGCGTGGGAGCGACCGGCACTGGGCGAGTGGACCGTGCGGAGCCTGGTCGGGCACACCACGCGCGCGCTCCTGACGGTCGAGCAGTACCTGCACCTCGAGCCCCCGGCCGAGGTGACGATCCCGACCGCGGCGCTGTACTACGCCACCGTCTACGAGCAGTTCACGGACTCGAACACCGTGACGCAGCGCGGGATCGCTGCGGGGATCTGGCTCGGGGACGAGCAGCTCCTGCGGATCACGGACGCCCTGGCCCGCGCGAAGGCCGCGATCGAGGCGGCTCCCCCGGACCGTGCCGTGTCGATCGGCGGGATGGGGATCCCGCTCGAGGAGTACCTGCGTACGCGGGTGTTCGAGCTCGTCGTGCACACGATCGACCTCGCACGCGCGATCGAGGTGCCGTGCGCGCCCCCGCCGGACGCGGTGGAGTCGTGCGCGGTCCTGGCCGTGTCGGCCGGCAACGCGCGCGGCGACGGCGAGGCGGTCCTCCTGGCCCTGACCGGGCGCGGGTCGCTCCCGGACGGGTTCTCGGTGGTCTGA